The following coding sequences lie in one Aspergillus luchuensis IFO 4308 DNA, chromosome 8, nearly complete sequence genomic window:
- a CDS encoding GMC family oxidoreductase (CAZy:AA3;~COG:E;~EggNog:ENOG410Q22J;~InterPro:IPR012132,IPR036188,IPR027424,IPR000172, IPR007867;~PFAM:PF00732,PF05199;~SECRETED:SignalP(1-17);~go_function: GO:0016614 - oxidoreductase activity, acting on CH-OH group of donors [Evidence IEA];~go_function: GO:0050660 - flavin adenine dinucleotide binding [Evidence IEA];~go_process: GO:0055114 - oxidation-reduction process [Evidence IEA]), which yields MQLLFFAPALRLSNVLAEHFQAPLQPTETPSSAPENHLLDDPNNQLKIGTIPHGITDDPRVIHNQTFDYIIAGGGLTGLTLAAKLVSEKKYTVLVIESGFYAWEYGPKIDDLNTYGQVLGSSVDHAYETSPQLVGNDGETGLDKDIRLVRSGNGLGGSTLINGGSWTRPHKSQLDSWEKVFGNTGWSWAALKGKMDEIEVPRDPKTDNVTAGSLHRFDAECHNKEPDKGRVKVGARDRGYGWSPLIGALMSTVKKTYSGVVNQKDLCCGNPTGVSMFLNTLTNEQVRTDAARSWLKPILDDQELRKYITVLTGELVGKVHLDNGAALRMGAKWQAKGVEFGVHKKPEWKWDAWARKEVLLAAGSTISPLILQWSGIGPKAWLDAAGIEQKLDLPVGYNLQDQTTTSVVTKPKESGNGQGQAAYFATFAEIFGDEAEQMKKILNDDKELDKWAEHAVRGHGFPDKANLLKQYKNYRDWLLTDKVSYAELFLDTDNSTHFDLWNLIPFTRGYVKILDNDPYLRSFEYNPRYFENILDLYGQAAATRLARQLTNTHDMKQYVDKEQVPGRYVPQGANLSQWADYVKQNYRANYHGVGTCSMMKRDLGGVVDSDAKVYDVKGLRVVDGSIPPTQLSSHVMTVFYAMAVKIAESVIKDAEKT from the coding sequence ATGCAGCTGCTCTTCTTTGCTCCAGCTTTACGTCTCTCCAATGTCCTGGCAGAGCACTTCCAAGCCCCTCTGCAACCAACTGAAACACCCTCCTCTGCCCCCGAAAACCACCTTCTTGACGACCCCAATAACCAACTAAAGATCGGCACCATCCCCCACGGCATCACCGACGACCCCCGCGTAATCCACAACCAAACCTTCGACTACATAATCGCCGGCGGGGGACTCACCGGCCTGACCCTCGCCGCGAAACTAGTCTCGGAGAAGAAATACACTGTCCTAGTAATCGAAAGTGGGTTCTACGCCTGGGAATACGGTCCCAAGATCGACGATCTCAATACCTACGGCCAAGTACTCGGCAGCAGCGTCGATCATGCCTATGAGACTAGTCCACAGCTTGTCGGTAATGACGGGGAAACCGGTCTAGATAAGGATATTAGACTCGTTCGGTCAGGGAATGGGCTTGGAGGGTCGACACTAATCAACGGCGGATCGTGGACGAGACCGCACAAGTCGCAGCTGGATTCGTGGGAAAAAGTCTTTGGGAATACTGGGTGGAGTTGGGCAGCGCTGAAGGgaaagatggatgagattgagGTGCCGAGGGATCCGAAGACGGATAATGTTACGGCTGGGTCGTTGCATCGCTTTGATGCTGAGTGTCATAATAAGGAGCCGGATAAGGGGAGGGTTAAGGTAGGGGCGAGGGATCGGGGGTATGGGTGGTCGCCGTTGATAGGGGCGTTGATGAGCACGGTGAAGAAGACGTATAGTGGGGTGGTGAATCAGAAGGATCTGTGTTGTGGGAATCCGACTGGGGTGTCGATGTTTCTGAATACGCTCACTAATGAGCAGGTAAGGACGGATGCTGCGAGGTCGTGGTTGAAGCCCATCTTGGATGATCAGGAGTTGAGGAAGTATATTACTGTTTTGACGGGGGAGCTGGTTGGGAAGGTCCATTTGGATAATGGTGCGGCTTTGAGGATGGGGGCAAAGTGGCAGGCGAAGGGTGTGGAGTTCGGCGTGCATAAGAAGCCCGAGTGGAAGTGGGATGCTTGGGCTAGGAAGGAGGTCCTTTTGGCAGCCGGATCTACAATCTCTCCCCTTATCCTGCAGTGGTCTGGGATCGGTCCTAAAGCCTGGCTTGATGCGGCGGGAATTGAACAGAAGTTGGACCTTCCAGTGGGGTATAACCTGCAGGATCAAACAACTACTTCGGTAGTTACGAAGCCGAAGGAATCAGGTAACGGCCAGGGTCAAGCAGCCTACTTTGCCACCTTTGCAGAGATCTTCGGCGACGAAGCTGAACAGATGAAAAAGATCTTGAATGACGACAAAGAGCTCGACAAATGGGCGGAGCACGCAGTCAGAGGCCACGGATTTCCCGACAAGGCCAATCTCTTGAAACAATATAAGAACTACCGAGACTGGCTTCTAACCGACAAAGTATCGTACGCCGAGCTATTCCTCGACACCGACAACAGCACCCACTTCGATCTTTGGAACCTCATCCCATTCACCCGGGGGTACGTCAAGATCCTGGATAACGACCCCTACCTCAGAAGCTTCGAATACAACCCACGCTACTTCGAAAACATTCTAGATTTGTACGGCCAAGCTGCAGCTACGCGGCTAGCGCGACAACTGACCAACACGCATGACATGAAACAGTATGTGGACAAGGAGCAAGTTCCGGGGAGATATGTGCCACAGGGAGCGAATCTGAGTCAATGGGCCGATTATGTGAAGCAAAACTATCGGGCTAATTATCATGGTGTGGGTACGTGCTctatgatgaagagggaccttggtggtgttgttgattcGGACGCTAAGGTGTATGATGTGAAGGGGCTGAGGGTTGTGGATGGTTCGATTCCGCCGACGCAGCTGTCGTCGCATGTAATGACGGTGTTCTATGCCATGGCTGTGAAGATCGCGGAGTCGGTTATTAAGGATGCTGAAAAGACttag
- a CDS encoding uncharacterized protein (COG:E;~EggNog:ENOG410QDM5;~InterPro:IPR004841;~PFAM:PF13520;~TransMembrane:5 (n19-30c38/39o54-81i114-133o145-166i186-205o217-238i);~go_component: GO:0016020 - membrane [Evidence IEA];~go_process: GO:0055085 - transmembrane transport [Evidence IEA]) produces MESPRRNVPKAARRYIYRLVIFYVLAALAIGVICSSNAKQLTAGSGTDASSSPFVVAISNAGIPVLPSIVNAAILTSAWSAGNSFLYMSSRSLYSLAVSGNAPSIFKSCNRWGVPYFAVAISSLFSLLAYMAVGSGSYTVFNWLINFTNTSGFISWFCCSVVYFRFNKAVKVQGVEKPYSSRMQPWGMYVGLAGSTFLALINGFTCFFPSEWSASNFFTAYIGIPAFVVLYAVHRIVYWSDPWAWRSEEVDLHTGLREIMEAEKPERVRDTWWKKLAVLVE; encoded by the coding sequence ATGGAATCCCCACGTCGCAACGTCCCCAAAGCCGCCCGTCGGTACATCTACCGTCTCGTCATCTTCTACGTCCTGGCCGCCCTCGCCATCGGAGTCATCTGCTCCTCCAACGCCAAACAACTAACCGCCGGCTCCGGCACCgacgcctcctcctcccccttcgtCGTGGCGATCTCCAACGCCGGCATCCCCGTCCTCCCCAGCATCGTCAACGCCGCGATCCTCACCTCCGCCTGGTCTGCCGGCAACTCCTTCCTGTACATGTCGTCGCGCTCACTGTACTCCCTCGCCGTCTCCGGCAACGCCCCCAGCATCTTCAAATCCTGCAACCGCTGGGGCGTACCGTACTTCGCCgtcgccatctcctccctcttctccctcctcgcctACATGGCCGTCGGCAGCGGCAGTTACACCGTCTTCAACTGGCTCATCAACTTCACCAACACCTCCGGCTTCATCTCCTGGTTCTGCTGCAGTGTCGTGTACTTCCGCTTCAACAAAGCCGTTAAAGTGCAGGGCGTCGAGAAACCCTATTCATCGCGCATGCAGCCATGGGGAATGTACGTTGGTCTGGCGGGCTCGACCTTCCTCGCTTTGATCAATGGATTCACCTGCTTCTTTCCGTCCGAGTGGTCCGCGAGTAACTTCTTCACCGCGTATATCGGTATCCCCGCGTTCGTGGTCCTGTATGCTGTTCATCGCATCGTCTACTGGAGTGATCCGTGGGCGTGGAGGAGTGAAGAGGTCGATTTACATACCGGGTTGAGGGAGATcatggaggcggagaagcccgagagggtgagggatacgtggtggaagaagttgGCGGTTTTGGTGGAGTAG
- a CDS encoding uncharacterized protein (COG:E;~EggNog:ENOG410QDM5;~InterPro:IPR004840,IPR004841;~TransMembrane:5 (i58-80o86-112i124-145o165-187i199-217o);~go_component: GO:0016020 - membrane [Evidence IEA];~go_component: GO:0016021 - integral component of membrane [Evidence IEA];~go_process: GO:0006865 - amino acid transport [Evidence IEA];~go_process: GO:0055085 - transmembrane transport [Evidence IEA]), translating into MAPSEKPEMASTSHPDPESGIAAGDLKSGALHEMIARDLLDERYKVTQRGLKNRHVQLMALGGTIGTGLFVGSGQALHIGGPLSLLLGYIFISILVFALVTGIAEIGAYMPVHGGTMSYHGFRYVSRSMGFAMGYLYWYSLGILVPYEIVAASMVIDYWHPNVNLAVWITIMLVVIVLLNCMPVGVYGETEFWFSGIKIITLVGLLLLSFILFWGGGPNRQRLGFHYWKDPGGHEHLPCLR; encoded by the coding sequence ATGGCCCCATCAGAGAAACCAGAAATGGCATCCACATCACATCCGGACCCTGAGTCTGGCATCGCAGCCGGTGATCTGAAATCGGGTGCTTTGCATGAGATGATCGCGCGCGACCTTCTCGATGAACGATACAAGGTCACTCAGCGTGGCCTCAAAAACCGCCATGTCCAGCTGATGGCCCTGGGAGGCACAATCGGCACCGGTCTCTTCGTGGGATCCGGTCAGGCTCTACATATCGGTggtcctctttccctcttgcTCGGTTATATCTTCATTTCgatcctcgtcttcgcccTCGTCACCGGAATCGCGGAAATCGGCGCCTACATGCCCGTTCACGGTGGAACAATGAGCTATCATGGCTTTCGCTACGTCTCGCGCAGTATGGGGTTTGCAATGGGATACTTGTATTGGTATTCGCTGGGAATATTGGTGCCGTATGAGATTGTCGCAGCCTCCATGGTTATCGATTACTGGCACCCGAACGTCAATCTGGCCGTGTGGATCACCATCATGCTGGTTGTTATCGTCCTTCTCAACTGTATGCCGGTGGGCGTATATGGGGAAACCGAGTTCTGGTTCTCCGGGATCAAGATCATCACTCTGGTCGGGTTGCTGCTCTTGtccttcattctcttctGGGGTGGAGGTCCCAACCGCCAACGTCTCGGCTTCCACTACTGGAAAGACCCCGGAGGTCATGAACACCTACCTTGTCTCCGGTGA